A DNA window from Branchiostoma floridae strain S238N-H82 unplaced genomic scaffold, Bfl_VNyyK Sc7u5tJ_1477, whole genome shotgun sequence contains the following coding sequences:
- the LOC118407806 gene encoding TNF receptor-associated factor 2-like, giving the protein MPGFPDNIFKTPDNQKYRCPFCQLILRDPVQTHCGHRYCSSCLDIFNPGDGAARCLSCPKESPPEDTILDRSQMYRDRFAEREIEQMEVTCPMTGCGWEGSLGDLIHKHHCPATDDGPLPPADTQATGVSGQDQGAGGPKFPDENDAFTLAANQQVMSPLRGACASTSRPTDEGQASSPSNDEKNRVVRLQVQMSNLERQGKYLTNVATRVGTRWQAVGERLVACQGAAGRLAAQMEAYEQQRRRETRVGTFEGIVAVLNREIEKCSSQMEAYERQRRQDREIIETLERKVRSLERIIALKDVALAEQDLRIQTLELTSYDGILTWKIADFTRKRHDAITGKTASFYSPCFFTSRTGYKMCARIYLNGDGMGKGTHVSLFFVVMRGHYDGLLRWPFRQKVTFMLLDQNNREHVIDAFRPDPTSSSFQRPTSDMNIASGCPLFVPLSQLDSSSHGYVRDDTLFIRVIVDTSDLDR; this is encoded by the exons CCCGGGTGATGGAGCAGCAAGATGTTTGTCCTGTCCGAAAGAGTCCCCTCCTGAAGACACAATCCTGGACAGAAGCCAG ATGTACAGGGACAGATTTGCCGAACGAGAGATCGAACAGATGGAGGTGACCTGTCCCATGACTGGCTGTGGTTGGGAGGGCAGTCTTGGAGACCTT ATCCACAAGCATCACTGCCCTGCGACTGACGACGGACCACTGCCTCCTGCTGACACTCAG GCGACAGGGGTCAGCGGACAAGACCAAGGGGCTGGCGGCCCAAAATTTCCTGATGAGAACGATGCATTCACTCTGGCTGCAAACCAGCAAGTGATGAGCCCTCTGAGGGGAGCATGCGCATCAACGTCAAGGCCGACTGACGAAGGCCAAGCGTCCAGTCCCTCAAACGACGAGAAAAATCGGGTGGTGCGTCTTCAGGTTCAGATGTCGAATCTCGAGAGGCAGGGGAAGTATCTGACAAACGTAGCAACGAGGGTGGGCACAAGATGGCAGGCGGTTGGCGAAAGACTTGTCGCTTGCCAGGGAGCAGCTGGAAGACTCGCAGCCCAGATGGAGGCTTACGAACAACAACGTCGTCGGGAGACAAGAGTCGGCACGTTTGAAGGGATCGTCGCCGTTCTGAACCGTGAGATCGAGAAGTGCAGCTCCCAGATGGAGGCGTACGAACGACAACGTCGTCAGGACAGGGAGATCATCGAAACTCTGGAGAGGAAGGTCAGATCTCTGGAAAGGATCATCGCTCTGAAGGACGTTGCCCTCGCGGAACAAGACCTCCGGATCCAGACCCTCGAATTGACCAGCTATGATGGCATCCTGACATGGAAGATCGCAGACTTCACCCGTAAGCGCCACGACGCCATCACGGGGAAGACAGCAAGTTTCTACTCACCATGTTTCTTCACCAGCCGTACAGGGTACAAGATGTGCGCCCGGATCTACCTGAACGGAGACGGGATGGGGAAGGGCACTCATGTCAGTCTGTTCTTCGTCGTCATGAGAGGGCACTACGATGGACTTCTGCGCTGGCCGTTTAGACAGAAG GTGACATTCATGCTGCTTGACCAGAACAACCGTGAACACGTGATCGACGCGTTCCGTCCTGACCCGACCAGCTCGTCCTTCCAGCGGCCCACCAGTGACATGAACATCGCCAGTGGATGTCCGCTCTTCGTGCCGCTCAGTCAGCTAGACAGCAGCAGCCATGGTTACGTCAGAGACGACACTTTGTTTATCAGGGTCATCGTCGACACTTCAGATCTAGATCGTTAG